Proteins found in one Triticum urartu cultivar G1812 chromosome 4, Tu2.1, whole genome shotgun sequence genomic segment:
- the LOC125553760 gene encoding zinc finger protein ZAT12-like has translation MAHGKRSRQQQAETTSVSLMDLDGGDMARILMLFSGHHNSHGHQGAAAPASPERVFECKTCSRRFPSFQALGGHRASHKKPQLADGEPAKPKVHGCSICGLEFAVGQALGGHMRRHRAVAAAGAGVERGLSLDLDLGPRGDGKKKTTAVAAGLMIDLNVPALALEEEEPADHAKLGLAVEMQFPVVVDFRR, from the coding sequence ATGGCCCATGGGAAGAGGTCTAGGCAGCAGCAAGCCGAAACAACCTCCGTCAGCCTGATGGACCTGGACGGCGGCGACATGGCGCGCATCCTCATGCTCTTCTCCGGCCACCACAACAGCCACGGTCACCAGGGCGCTGCCGCGCCCGCGTCGCCGGAGAGGGTGTTCGAGTGCAAGACCTGCAGTCGGCGGTTCCCGTCCTTCCAGGCGCTCGGCGGGCACCGTGCCAGCCACAAGAAGCCGCAGCTGGCTGACGGCGAGCCGGCCAAGCCCAAGGTGCACGGCTGCTCCATCTGCGGGCTCGAGTTCGCCGTCGGCCAGGCGCTCGGCGGACACATGCGCCGCCACCGCGCCGTCGCGGCCGCAGGGGCCGGCGTCGAGCGCGGCCTCAGCCTCGACCTCGACCTCGGGCCGAGAGGCGACGGCAAGAAGAAGACAACGGCGGTGGCGGCCGGACTGATGATCGACCTGAACGTGCCGGCTCTGGCACTGGAGGAGGAAGAGCCGGCCGATCATGCCAAGCTGGGGCTCGCCGTGGAAATGCAGTTTCCCGTGGTGGTTGACTTCCGACGTTGA